In Thioclava sp. GXIMD2076, one DNA window encodes the following:
- a CDS encoding AAA family ATPase, which yields MQLTSAHVKNYRSILDSNLVEIGPSTCLVGKNEAGKTAFLKALEGINSTDKEYTAYNKTENYPRRFLADYEEKHEGEDAQVVETTWHLEASDIALLAEEFGKDVVNGDEVKIRKSYNETSTTWTVPIDQKTLLEKLITRYDLSEAEAVSLKDCNSTLAAADRLSKLDERSNSQQELLDALHKYRDQNAAKKAIDLLKPGLPKFLYFSHYDRMAGEISINQLAHDNKNGGIKDGDQVFLDFLEYAGTTLDELTGATKFEEMNAKCEAAANRITDQIFEYWTQNDQLEIEVRLDEGKKEDPAPFNNGPVARARVKNNLHRVTVPFSERSAGFIWFFSFLVKFAQIKKHQGNVIVLLDEPGLTLHGTAQKDLLRYFKEQLEPKHQIIFSTHSPFMVPAENLASVRTVEDVVKRDKRDRPYSEGTKIRPDVLTTDPQTNFPIFGAMGFEVTQGLIISPNTLLVEGPSDILYLQAMSKKLQSLGRPHLDSKWAICPSGGIDKVLPFVKLFYGNNLNVAVLTDFDRGQRRKLDDLYKSELLDRERIVLATEVTGQDEADTEDFFDNAFFVDLVNATYELTGKSKLTIQKLIEADENTVRQVKKAEAYFRVLPETVPVFSHYDPAYHLLTHPELLDENSKSVQKSLEAFQSAIERINEYI from the coding sequence ATGCAGCTTACCTCCGCTCACGTTAAGAACTATCGCAGTATCCTTGACTCAAATCTGGTTGAAATCGGTCCGTCGACTTGTCTTGTCGGAAAAAACGAGGCTGGAAAAACGGCATTTCTAAAGGCGTTGGAGGGGATAAACTCGACGGACAAGGAATACACTGCGTACAATAAAACAGAAAATTATCCACGTAGGTTTTTGGCTGACTACGAGGAAAAGCATGAGGGTGAAGACGCACAGGTTGTTGAAACAACCTGGCACTTGGAAGCTTCGGATATCGCACTCTTAGCGGAGGAGTTCGGAAAGGATGTGGTCAACGGAGATGAGGTAAAAATCCGGAAGTCTTACAATGAAACAAGCACTACTTGGACAGTGCCGATTGATCAAAAGACGCTTTTGGAAAAGTTGATCACTCGATATGATCTTTCAGAAGCCGAGGCCGTAAGCCTCAAAGATTGCAATTCGACATTGGCAGCGGCAGATCGCCTCTCGAAGCTAGACGAACGCTCGAATTCCCAGCAAGAACTTCTGGATGCCTTGCACAAGTACCGAGATCAGAATGCCGCTAAGAAGGCAATAGATCTGCTCAAACCTGGACTTCCGAAATTTCTATACTTTTCACACTATGACCGCATGGCGGGCGAGATATCCATCAATCAGCTGGCGCATGATAATAAGAATGGCGGCATAAAAGATGGAGATCAAGTTTTCCTCGATTTCCTTGAATACGCTGGCACAACACTGGACGAACTTACGGGTGCAACGAAGTTCGAAGAGATGAATGCCAAGTGTGAGGCAGCTGCTAATAGGATAACCGATCAGATCTTTGAATATTGGACGCAGAACGACCAACTCGAGATCGAAGTCCGCCTAGATGAAGGAAAGAAAGAAGACCCGGCACCGTTCAATAACGGACCTGTCGCCCGTGCACGCGTCAAAAATAACCTACACCGCGTGACCGTTCCATTCTCCGAGAGGTCGGCCGGTTTCATCTGGTTCTTTTCCTTCCTAGTCAAGTTTGCACAGATTAAAAAACACCAAGGAAATGTCATCGTACTACTAGATGAACCTGGGCTGACCCTGCACGGAACCGCCCAGAAGGACCTCCTGCGCTACTTTAAAGAGCAGCTGGAGCCCAAACATCAGATCATTTTTTCCACACATTCTCCGTTTATGGTACCGGCCGAAAACCTCGCAAGCGTTCGCACGGTCGAAGATGTTGTCAAACGTGACAAACGCGACCGCCCATACTCGGAAGGGACGAAGATTCGCCCTGACGTCTTGACTACTGATCCACAGACGAACTTTCCGATTTTCGGGGCAATGGGCTTTGAGGTAACGCAAGGGCTAATCATCTCGCCAAATACTCTGCTCGTCGAAGGCCCCAGTGACATCCTTTATCTTCAGGCGATGTCAAAAAAGTTGCAATCTCTCGGGCGTCCACACCTGGATAGCAAATGGGCAATTTGCCCGTCGGGTGGAATCGACAAAGTCCTTCCGTTCGTAAAACTGTTCTATGGCAACAACTTGAATGTTGCAGTCTTGACAGACTTTGATCGCGGCCAACGGCGAAAACTGGACGACCTATACAAGTCAGAGCTGCTCGATCGTGAGCGCATTGTTCTTGCGACGGAAGTAACAGGTCAAGATGAGGCTGATACTGAAGACTTCTTCGACAACGCGTTTTTCGTGGATCTAGTCAACGCAACCTACGAGCTCACTGGAAAGAGCAAGTTGACTATACAGAAATTGATCGAAGCGGACGAAAATACAGTCCGGCAGGTAAAAAAAGCTGAGGCATACTTTCGCGTTCTTCCAGAAACGGTTCCTGTCTTTAGCCACTATGACCCCGCCTATCATCTTCTGACCCATCCAGAATTACTGGACGAGAACAGCAAATCGGTTCAGAAATCCCTAGAAGCGTTCCAATCGGCAATTGAGCGGATCAATGAGTATATTTAA
- a CDS encoding GNAT family N-acetyltransferase yields MIKYRTLIGANAAQEEIDTFVELVASGGAVDEVYVRMGVVRLGAQIAFAEVAGQTVGVAALKVPLHEYRIGLQGTNKANYSLTEQEYPYELGYVSVSPEHAGKGIAKALVAEVMRLAGGNGIFATTSHPTMKEGILPSFQFVPVGKTWKNLSGDTLILLVKKSQKDNTDQ; encoded by the coding sequence ATGATAAAGTACCGAACCCTCATCGGCGCCAATGCCGCACAAGAAGAGATAGATACCTTCGTTGAATTGGTTGCCTCTGGTGGCGCGGTTGATGAAGTGTATGTCCGAATGGGCGTGGTTCGACTGGGTGCTCAGATCGCCTTCGCTGAAGTTGCCGGCCAAACAGTTGGCGTTGCCGCTTTGAAAGTACCATTGCACGAGTACAGAATTGGCCTGCAAGGAACTAATAAAGCAAACTATTCTCTTACAGAGCAAGAATACCCATATGAGCTTGGATACGTATCAGTTTCACCCGAGCATGCGGGCAAAGGTATAGCTAAAGCATTGGTCGCAGAGGTGATGCGTCTCGCAGGTGGAAACGGCATTTTTGCCACAACAAGCCACCCGACGATGAAAGAAGGGATTTTGCCATCCTTCCAATTCGTTCCGGTCGGAAAAACTTGGAAGAACCTATCTGGAGATACCCTGATACTATTGGTTAAGAAGTCACAGAAAGATAACACTGATCAATAA
- a CDS encoding helix-turn-helix transcriptional regulator: MRFLMGVKSGKIWQVFDLMKERSMPFQFKPDPNQDNLVIRSGMSAQQKGWIRRKQIERSQSARDEEAEEARTFERRYRRDEMSLSQGLRKYRGRRELTQDQMAEELGCSVRAYRGYESGERDMPSSLLLQILARGDVDMHDLLNVRRDPIWAETRDRIIDRYNEAMALLSEYDLYLPVDAEAPAREIAGEVSELGAEETTSVPKRVAEEWANLDRWYREGGWGLDAIEELLQERHEEERRAERRLRDSKRKNLE, from the coding sequence TTGCGTTTTCTCATGGGGGTGAAAAGCGGCAAGATCTGGCAGGTTTTCGATCTGATGAAGGAACGTTCAATGCCATTCCAGTTCAAGCCCGACCCGAACCAAGACAATTTGGTGATTCGTTCAGGCATGTCCGCACAGCAAAAGGGTTGGATCAGGCGAAAGCAGATCGAGCGTTCTCAGAGCGCGCGAGATGAGGAAGCTGAAGAGGCCCGAACCTTTGAACGCCGCTACCGGCGAGATGAAATGAGTCTCAGCCAAGGGCTTCGCAAATACCGCGGTCGTCGCGAGCTCACTCAAGATCAGATGGCAGAAGAACTGGGCTGCTCCGTACGAGCCTATCGAGGTTACGAAAGTGGAGAGCGCGACATGCCGAGCTCCCTACTCCTACAGATTCTCGCACGTGGAGACGTCGACATGCACGACCTCCTCAACGTCCGCCGCGATCCGATTTGGGCCGAAACCCGCGATAGGATCATTGATCGCTATAACGAGGCCATGGCGCTTCTTTCCGAGTACGATCTCTATTTGCCCGTTGATGCTGAGGCGCCCGCTCGAGAAATCGCAGGTGAGGTTAGCGAACTGGGCGCAGAGGAGACGACATCGGTCCCCAAGCGCGTTGCGGAAGAGTGGGCCAACCTTGACCGCTGGTATCGAGAGGGCGGCTGGGGATTGGATGCCATCGAAGAACTCTTGCAAGAGCGTCATGAGGAAGAGCGTCGCGCAGAACGTCGTTTGCGAGACTCGAAGCGGAAAAACCTCGAGTGA
- a CDS encoding tyrosine-type recombinase/integrase, translating to MPLEPYLRGKVYWVKGWIEYNSRPIAGPYRQSTRSTSEAGARDWISEETELQIRKHIVGEERALRFADATELYQPDRRSARQLIPILDEIGSLPLAEITGRLLKNLGPKLRPNASTDTWWREIVTPARAVINNAHELKGTLLIRVRPYSQFERNAQDKRRGKTSRVERVPATRAWIDAFCAKADPYNAAMARFMFETAARIDQAVSLTPDDLRSEECKVRVKAQKGHPESWITVSQEMMDELQQLRPKRPRNRRTGAILPPRIFGYASSTGYNSRWKTICSRADIPYLSAHAAGRHGFFTELVIRQGVDPVTAAQAGRWSDANLPMRIYAHPESKEADIRARFRTQPVQTGFPENDNLQKEKGEMGNG from the coding sequence GTGCCGCTCGAACCGTACCTCAGGGGCAAGGTCTATTGGGTCAAAGGCTGGATCGAATACAACAGCCGCCCGATCGCCGGTCCATATCGACAAAGCACGAGATCGACTTCGGAAGCTGGCGCACGGGACTGGATAAGTGAAGAGACCGAGCTGCAGATCCGCAAGCACATCGTTGGCGAGGAGCGGGCACTTCGTTTCGCGGATGCAACCGAACTCTACCAGCCTGACAGAAGAAGCGCGCGCCAGTTAATACCGATCCTCGATGAGATCGGCAGTTTGCCTCTCGCGGAAATTACCGGGCGCCTGCTGAAGAACCTCGGTCCGAAGCTACGCCCGAATGCGTCCACGGATACTTGGTGGCGGGAAATCGTGACGCCAGCACGGGCGGTCATCAACAATGCCCACGAGCTGAAGGGGACCCTTTTGATCCGAGTGCGTCCTTACAGTCAGTTCGAGCGCAATGCCCAAGATAAGCGGCGCGGCAAGACCAGCCGGGTGGAGAGAGTTCCAGCGACTCGCGCCTGGATAGATGCCTTCTGTGCCAAAGCCGATCCTTACAATGCGGCCATGGCTCGCTTTATGTTCGAAACAGCCGCCAGGATCGATCAAGCCGTTTCTCTGACGCCCGACGATCTACGTTCGGAGGAATGCAAGGTCCGTGTGAAAGCGCAGAAGGGGCATCCGGAAAGCTGGATCACAGTCTCACAGGAAATGATGGATGAGTTGCAGCAGCTGCGCCCCAAGCGCCCCCGCAATCGCCGGACTGGGGCGATTTTGCCGCCGCGAATATTCGGATACGCCAGCTCGACTGGCTACAATAGCCGCTGGAAGACGATCTGTAGCCGCGCTGACATTCCTTACCTATCGGCCCATGCCGCAGGGAGGCATGGATTCTTCACCGAGCTGGTGATCCGTCAGGGCGTGGATCCTGTGACGGCCGCGCAGGCAGGCCGGTGGTCCGATGCCAATCTGCCGATGCGCATCTACGCTCATCCGGAGAGTAAGGAGGCCGACATTCGGGCGCGTTTTCGTACACAGCCTGTACAGACGGGCTTTCCGGAAAATGATAACCTACAGAAAGAAAAAGGAGAAATGGGCAATGGATAA